TTGTCTGGGGACTGGCCTCCCTTCTGGCTTTACCGTTGGTCTATGCTGTAGACTTGAAGGTCTTAGACTTTCTTGCCAACAAGTCTGTATGTGTCGAGTATTGGACATCAAGCCAACAGGGAAGGGCTTACACAGTTACTCTTCTACTTCTGCAATTTGTTGTACCCCTCTGTTTTATATTCTGTTGCTATCTTCGTATATCTGTACACCTGCGTCGCAGGGAAGGTCTATTTGGAAGAAGCTATACTCATATGAGAAGAGTGAATCTTATGTTAGCATCAATGCTTGGGGCATTTTCAGTATGCTACTTGCCACTTCAAATTTTTAACATTATTGTGGAATGGAACCACCAACTGATCTCTGTTTGTTACCACAATCTTATCTTCTCATTTTGTCACCTACTTGCCATGATTTCCACCTGCATTAATCCAGTCATATATGGCCTGCTCAACACCAATGTAAAACAAGAAGTCAAGATATTGGTCCAGAGATGCAAAGGCCGGAGAAAGAAGGGACCATATATATTAGACGAGTCCGAAAAACATCCATTATCGATCAAACCCTCTACCACTGGCACCATTTTGCCAGGGTCACCATGTTCAGAACCTGAACAAGGCACATTTTGAGAGGGGACAGACAAGATAAGACTTTCATGGGCTACCATTTCCCTCAAAGACTTTCCAACGTAGCACATAAGAACAGTAGACTTGTGCTTTATAGTCATATAACATCTTATTCAAACTCAAGGTCGTAGA
The nucleotide sequence above comes from Rhinoderma darwinii isolate aRhiDar2 chromosome 11, aRhiDar2.hap1, whole genome shotgun sequence. Encoded proteins:
- the LOC142663521 gene encoding neuropeptide Y receptor type 4-2-like, translating into MDSTNRESCGTVERRMGVVVARSLRPHVPYKQTHKQRVSNLTQHSPDIHLLPSPQDKMNHTVFGNKSSSALLFQNSIMNNCRHSPDITPFLGTSYSLLIFFCLLGNSSLIYVICRRKEKGNVTHILIANLAFSDLLVGIFCLPFSVVYTIMDYWVFGRCLCKITNFVGCASVTVSVMILVLIALERHQLIVHPTGWKPNVPQAYTAVLLVWGLASLLALPLVYAVDLKVLDFLANKSVCVEYWTSSQQGRAYTVTLLLLQFVVPLCFIFCCYLRISVHLRRREGLFGRSYTHMRRVNLMLASMLGAFSVCYLPLQIFNIIVEWNHQLISVCYHNLIFSFCHLLAMISTCINPVIYGLLNTNVKQEVKILVQRCKGRRKKGPYILDESEKHPLSIKPSTTGTILPGSPCSEPEQGTF